TTCTGGGACATCACTACACAAAGCTCACTAGTTTCAACAAGGGCAGACTATTAAAAAGGGTTTAAATTTCGTATCTGGTTTTCTGGGAACTTCATTCTTGTCCCACTTTCCTCAATCCTTTGGGCAAAATCTAATCTTAAGCTGTTCTCAACTAACTAATCATCCCAGTTATTTTCCCACCCATCTTTGTTCAAAGACCTTGCAGTAAGACCATTAGCAGATATGCTTCCCACCAGATGCCCTCCAGGTGACTTCACTGCATTATCTCCATCCCAATCGTCATCCCAACCCTGATCCCAACCTTCTGCCGTAACCACATCAGTTGCTGAAGCCGATTCCGGCAATGCCATTTCAAGTTCCTGATAAGGAACTCCACCTCCAGTGCGCTGTTTCCTCCTCCTAACCAGGCAGCAAACCCACATCCCTCCAAAAATTAGCACTGTAACAATCAAGAAGTATGCACCATTGATTGGTGTCACTAACTTCTCATAAGAAGGGAAACGCATGAAAAAGTTTCCTTCAGATACAAAAGGGTCCAGCACGCATTCTCCATTTCCAGCTTTCAGTACTATTTTGTTGCTTTTACCCATATTGAGCTTGatctgaaaaaataaagaaacaaacaagCGATTTTTCTCTTTAAAAAAATGTCAATGTGAAGCTTCCCACTTCCCACATAATAGtaacacaaacacaaactcAAATTTCATGGTTCCTCCATGACACCAACTAGTGAAACCATACGAAACAACTTAAAAGATaataatatgttaatatatACTTAAAAAAATTCAACTAGATCATCTATAAAATTCAGTGGAATTTTTTATATCTAAGCTGAAGACTGATAATGAATAATGCTTGTCCCTTCTGATCCAACCCTTCCCACCTGCCTTCTGCATATTACTGTCATAATTTCTAGTCAATTTCCATTAGTTTAGAGGGCAGAAAGCGAGAGGAGAGCGTGGTAGGAGGAATGGATAGGATTAAAACTGACAACCAAACCCATTCatcttttccattttttttgttgttgttgaagagACCTAAACCACTTTTAAAAGACCTCCTGATCAGAGCATACACTACAAACGTAAGTGTTCATTCTAAATCTCAACACCAAAGATTTAGATGCCAATGACTCAAATCAGAGAAACAATACACTGAAGAACATTATGGTCTTTTTACCTTTTTATATTCGTGTTTGGGTATCACCAGGTCCCTGGTATCTTCTGCAGAAAGGCTTCCGTTCAATGTGCTGTCACGTACATTTTGGACCAGAATGACTGCTTCTGTTGATTCTGCAATatatggaaaaacaaaaaaaaggaaataaatttttttgtcTCACTAATAATTATGAGGTCAAATGGTATTAAATCATGTCCGGCACTCTGAAACCACTAGATTAATGAATAACACATAAACGGCAGTAAACATCTCAACGAATTAATGGTTTAATAAGATGTACACAGCCTAGCTCACCCACACACACATGTGCACACACTAACACACATCCCGGCACCTGTCTGCAATAATGAGGTAGATGTGATTACAAGACCAGAGCAATTCTGAGAAGTTATTGAGACAATGTGGTGCTTGAAGTGTTTAATTCGGTTTATCCATTAAGCCTCCAGATAATTTCAAACTACTTTGTGGACTTGCGCTAGCACTCAACAATGTCTTTTACTTACTAATGGGCAGATTATAACATCAACTAGTACTTTACGGTATAACCTTTTTCACCGAGTAGAAAGGCCTTACAATCAGGCCTCACACTGTATAACAAGCCAagtctacacacacacacacatataactTGCACATAGGACTTCCGCACCAAATGGCAAAATAATAGTGCTGACAAGTCACAACTTGTGGTTTTTTATATTAACCTTTACCAAAGGAATTTCCACAACAAAGTGAACAAACCCATAATGTCACTCTTGAGTTATATTTTAACCATCGAGAGCAGTATAAATAAGACACAGATTGAATCTTACTAAAATTAGTTCTGCTGATAGCACAAGTGCAAAGCAATGAAAAATGTATCAGCATTCTTATATAATATTCATGAAATCAAGTAAACAGGATGTCAAAGAAGGGTTTTCATTTTTAAGTTTTCATACCATTGGCCTAATTGTGTTCACCAATTCCCTTACAATGGCTCTTGGCTCACAAAAAACACAATGCTTCTACTTGAATGCACAATATCTTAACAAGCAATAAATGTCAGCCCAAAAGTGCCAGCAGTAATGTGACTTACCCCTATTGAAGCTCTTAATGCAGGCAACCATATCCGTACTGCTGCACTTCTTGATTGCCCCATCGCAGCTTTCTTTTTTCACATTCGGTGTATTAGTCACATTGGCACTTTTATTCTTAGTCTTCTCTATTTCTGGAGTCTTTGCACTTGGATCCTCTTCCGGTGTCTTGCCAGGCTCTGGAGTTGGATTCTCCTTCGGCTTCTGATCAGACTCCAGAGTTGGATTCTCCTTCGGTTTCTGCTCAGACTCCAGAGTTGGATTCTCCTTCGGCTTCTGTTCAGGCTCTGGAGTTGGTTTCTCCTTCGGCTTCTGCACAGGATTTGGATCCTGCTTCTGTGTTTGGTTATTCTTCCCACCACCGGTATCAGTTGGTGGACCTACCGGAGCCGGTTTAGTACTGTTATTTGAACCTTTCGGCTCCGGCGTCTTGGTGGGTGGGGCAGAGCCCGTTTTGTTCTTCCCATCATCAACTGGCTTAGGATTAGGATTAGGATCAGGATCAGGATCAGGTTTAGAAGGCGGAGGTGGACTCACCACCGGAGAATCCTTACCCTAAAATTACATagctttataattaaaataccAATTCTGAACAGAAGCCAAGtaattcagagagagagagagagctaccGGTAATGTGGGATTGTCCAAATTGCCCTTCGGAGGATCACCGATCAAAAATCTATGCTTGGTGAGCATCGAAGCATTGGTGACATCGGAAACGATGAAGAGCAATAAGAACACCGCCAGAAAACTAGTTCTGTCCATTAAAGGAAGAGTCTTTAGCCTCCAATTTTGACCGGAGTTAGCTTCACGGCGCCGGAAACCTGAGGAACCGACTGGAATTGCGATCCGAATCCATTTCCCGGGCAAAGTTGCAGGCTTTTATGACATGTGTACGATCTTCAGCTAGAGGTGGCTTGAATTTGACGCAGTGAAAGATGGGTTTGGGGTGAATTGTGATGATGGGAAAGTTGGAATTGTAGGGTTTACGATTGAATTGAGAGAATtttaatttagggttttggatttgggtgGTTTTCTGTGCTGAGATTCGACGCTAGATCGCTGCTGGGGAAGTCTCAGCTTAACAGGAGAAGAAGTGTGACAACGAAAACCAATCCAACAGTCTGGTGCACGTGGCAACCAGCGACTACGAGACGGTGGGCGTAATTTGATGGGCCTTTTCTGTTTGGATCTCGCGTGGGCCTAGTACTAGTTTATATGTTGATGGGCTTTTGTCTGGTGGTTTTGGTGGCAAGGTTGTAGGCTTGGTTGTTCAGAGCTCTTAACATGAAATTTAATTATTAGTAATTATAAGCTGTTTCTTAATTGCATGGTCACTAGATGACCATAAAAACATTAATGCGATTGCTAAAACTAATATATTTTGAGCACCCTTAAGCCTACATATGCTAATTAGGGTTGGTTCAGTTTGTACGAGCGTGCTTGTGGTTGAGATCTAATCTAAGTTCGATCCCCGCTGCCAGCAGTCTCTTGTTGGTGGGTAATCAAGTTAAAGTGTAAGACCCTATCCATCGCGATATGTGGGTACATTGGTGTGCATACTGTAGTTGAGCAAAAAGCTGATGGTTTTTGAGATATGTCTCATGGTAGTCCAATGTGGGCTTATCCCTGTGGTCTACCATCCCCGCTCATCTGCTGTGCCCCCAAATTTTTACTggccaaaaaaatgaaaaaaatagaaGCCTACTCTAAAATTATAGGAGGAAGAGATGAATTAGATGGGAAAGGATTTTGGAGTTTTCATCCTTGAATATCtatatgaaatttggaggtGTCCTTTTAGATCTGATTTACAAGTTACAATATAAATGCTAGAGCACAAAGGAAGGGGAAAAGCAAATTCAAATGAATCTTCACTACTTTTGTGCTAATTAAGCCTCCAACCATTTAAGGGGAATGAGATAATATACAAGGAATAAGACCTAATCCATTTATGCAAGTAAGAATAAAGTGTATATACATATACTCTAATTTGGCCACTCCGCTCTTCCACTTATAGTTCGCGGCTTTAGCTCCACCTATAAATCTTCACTTACATATTTGTTCATGGAAGTGGTTAGTCGGCAAGTAAAATGTGATCGTAGTTTTAATCATTAACAACTTAATGTCGCCAATTAAAACTAACTTAAAATAACATAGCAAATTCAAAAATCTAATCCTAGTGAAATGCAAATTATGGAAGTAGTTTCAACAAGAGGTCTCCATTCTATGTAAGCTGTTGGGTTTATTAATTACCATTCATTATTTACCATTTCTTTGTTTGCACCAAATTGGGTCACTGGCTGACTGCAAAAACCTTCGACAGTCTTTTCAGTTACCATGTTGATGATACATATTCCTTGCTTCATTGCTTGAGCAAAGACCTCATATATTGACTCCTTTGTCTCAGTCTCAGCCTCAGCCACATTGAAAAAGAGAAATCTCAACCCTTTAAGCTTCTACTTGATACATGTTTTTCTCTATAAACATGTAAACCAGCTTGAAGCAGAGAGAGAAATGGATGAAATAGAAGTGATGATAAGGAAGTTTGGGGACGACAAAAGTGCTCTGCTGGACCAATATGAGAGGCTCTCTGTGGAGATACAACTCAACCAGGCCATGTTAAAGCGGAGTCTCTCCGAGCCGACTCATCAAACTCGGTCGCAAGCAGCACTTTTGATTGGTCAAGGCCTTCAAGCACCACCACCGCAGCCGCCGCCATTGGTCAGTAAGAAACGTGGTGGCTCTGGCTTTCACAAGGTTCTGAAGAAGATGATCAAACCTATTATTGGAAGAATGGGTGGtggcaagaagaagaaagtaccAGATGTGGAAGTCGAGCCCAGGTTTTGGAAGACATTTAGTAGATCTCTTagagtttgaagtttgaacgacagttgagatttgagaatgaATGAGCATATTTACATATTTTTGATTCTCGATCTTACCAGGTGTTTCCTTTGATATTTGTTCATTGTATGCATATTTTACAGATAAATAATAGTTAGAAATATTTCACTCTTAACTCGTACTCGATTTTCATTTTAGTCATTAGTAATTCGTTCCAATTTTGTACCTGTTTAATTCATTCTAAATAGTTGTATTTGATCCACTTCAGTTAAAACAGCAATGTGCTATTTTCCCTCTCTCATCCTTAAGAGATCGATTTTCCATTTCCAAAACTTTCTGACTATGACAATTGCAGTGAAGATGTAAGAGCAGGTGATCAGGTAGCCATTCCAATCCAGTGGGGAGTGACATCG
Above is a genomic segment from Rosa chinensis cultivar Old Blush chromosome 3, RchiOBHm-V2, whole genome shotgun sequence containing:
- the LOC112193045 gene encoding probable serine/threonine-protein kinase samkC isoform X1; translated protein: MDRTSFLAVFLLLFIVSDVTNASMLTKHRFLIGDPPKGNLDNPTLPGKDSPVVSPPPPSKPDPDPDPNPNPKPVDDGKNKTGSAPPTKTPEPKGSNNSTKPAPVGPPTDTGGGKNNQTQKQDPNPVQKPKEKPTPEPEQKPKENPTLESEQKPKENPTLESDQKPKENPTPEPGKTPEEDPSAKTPEIEKTKNKSANVTNTPNVKKESCDGAIKKCSSTDMVACIKSFNRESTEAVILVQNVRDSTLNGSLSAEDTRDLVIPKHEYKKIKLNMGKSNKIVLKAGNGECVLDPFVSEGNFFMRFPSYEKLVTPINGAYFLIVTVLIFGGMWVCCLVRRRKQRTGGGVPYQELEMALPESASATDVVTAEGWDQGWDDDWDGDNAVKSPGGHLVGSISANGLTARSLNKDGWENNWDD
- the LOC112193045 gene encoding uncharacterized protein LOC112193045 isoform X2 → MDRTSFLAVFLLLFIVSDVTNASMLTKHRFLIGDPPKGNLDNPTLPPVDDGKNKTGSAPPTKTPEPKGSNNSTKPAPVGPPTDTGGGKNNQTQKQDPNPVQKPKEKPTPEPEQKPKENPTLESEQKPKENPTLESDQKPKENPTPEPGKTPEEDPSAKTPEIEKTKNKSANVTNTPNVKKESCDGAIKKCSSTDMVACIKSFNRESTEAVILVQNVRDSTLNGSLSAEDTRDLVIPKHEYKKIKLNMGKSNKIVLKAGNGECVLDPFVSEGNFFMRFPSYEKLVTPINGAYFLIVTVLIFGGMWVCCLVRRRKQRTGGGVPYQELEMALPESASATDVVTAEGWDQGWDDDWDGDNAVKSPGGHLVGSISANGLTARSLNKDGWENNWDD